The following coding sequences lie in one Coraliomargarita sinensis genomic window:
- a CDS encoding CNNM domain-containing protein: MALLIFYVGIALGFSFLCSLLEASLLTITNTQLQAAKSRGKRWSGRLQKLKEDIDKPLAAILTLNTIAHTMGATGAGAQYAKVYGDATGGIFAGALTLAVLVLTEIIPKTLGARYAVFFAPFTASVLPFLQTILRPIVAVCQLITRLITFGRSAEAPKHREELLAVARLGEVEGTIKADESRIVRNMLELHRINAASIMTPRTVVHMLPEATTLAEFVESTGKTKFSRIPVFAENSEVVTGFVLRSDALQACLQDPGQTLSTLRRDIAFVPNLMKVDDLIQQLLNQKLHIAMVQDEFGSTVGLVTLEDALETLMGVEIMDEHDRVTDLQAHARDIWRKRAREMGIEIGAE, translated from the coding sequence ATGGCACTTTTAATTTTCTACGTCGGCATCGCGCTGGGTTTTTCCTTCTTATGTTCATTGCTGGAAGCATCCCTGCTCACAATAACCAATACCCAACTGCAGGCGGCCAAATCCCGGGGGAAGCGATGGTCCGGCCGATTGCAGAAGCTGAAAGAAGATATTGATAAGCCTCTGGCTGCGATTCTAACGCTCAACACCATAGCGCATACGATGGGTGCTACCGGCGCGGGTGCCCAGTATGCCAAGGTCTATGGCGACGCCACCGGTGGCATCTTTGCCGGAGCGCTGACTCTTGCCGTTTTGGTTCTGACGGAAATCATTCCCAAGACGCTTGGTGCTCGTTATGCCGTCTTCTTTGCGCCTTTTACAGCATCGGTCCTGCCTTTCCTGCAGACAATACTTCGTCCAATTGTCGCGGTTTGTCAGCTCATTACCCGTCTCATCACATTTGGCCGTTCCGCAGAAGCGCCCAAGCACCGCGAAGAGTTGCTCGCCGTTGCCCGCCTGGGGGAGGTTGAGGGCACGATCAAGGCGGACGAGAGCCGCATCGTTCGCAATATGCTGGAACTGCATCGCATCAATGCGGCAAGTATTATGACGCCACGCACGGTTGTCCACATGTTGCCCGAAGCAACGACTTTAGCCGAGTTTGTCGAAAGCACCGGCAAAACAAAGTTTTCACGTATACCTGTCTTCGCGGAGAATAGTGAAGTGGTTACCGGCTTCGTCCTTCGTTCCGATGCCCTGCAGGCATGCCTGCAGGATCCGGGGCAGACTCTGTCAACGCTCAGGCGCGACATCGCCTTCGTGCCCAATCTCATGAAAGTTGATGATTTGATTCAGCAGTTGCTGAACCAGAAATTGCATATCGCCATGGTGCAGGACGAGTTCGGTTCTACGGTCGGTTTGGTCACTTTGGAAGATGCGCTGGAGACGCTCATGGGTGTCGAAATCATGGATGAGCATGACCGGGTGACCGATTTGCAGGCTCATGCGCGGGATATCTGGCGCAAACGTGCCCGCGAGATGGGCATTGAAATTGGAGCGGAATAG
- a CDS encoding BCCT family transporter, translating to MEDEQKHSKQKKFSDLKPIEPVGLIPTDYKIGQDNIKTKFGKFRVDIHNPVFVVSGGLIVLFVLYALIFNSHAAEFFPQLRKAVTTNFDWFFIGGANIFVIFCLFLIVSPWAKIRLGGQHARPEFSYPGWFAMLFAAGMGIGLMFYGVSEPISHYSSSYAGVTVGEDGVRTDWAPLGAAEGDERGARQLGMASTIFHWGLHPWAIYAVLALALALFSYNKGLPLTIRSAFYPLFGEKVWGWVGDIIDTIAVFATLFGLATSLGLGAKQANSGLGEVFSMPYGPTWQAILIVGITLVALISVLRGLEGGVKRLSEINMLLAFGLLAFILVLGPTGFIFSNFFESLGAYVQHLPALSNPIGREDVNFSQGWTSFYWAWWISWSPFVGMFIARVSKGRTVREFIICVLLIPSLVCVFWMSTFGGAAISQFMAGNEAVANAELPIKLFTMLESFPLTAITSFLGIVLVIVFFVTSSDSGSLVIDTITAGGKVDAPAGQRIFWCTFEGLVAIVLLMGGGLVALQAMVVSTGLPFAVILLLLCVTITMGLRSEKAALREAKD from the coding sequence ATGGAAGACGAACAGAAGCACTCGAAGCAAAAGAAGTTCAGTGACCTTAAGCCCATCGAGCCGGTCGGGCTGATTCCGACCGACTACAAAATAGGCCAAGACAATATCAAAACCAAATTCGGGAAATTTCGGGTCGATATTCACAATCCTGTTTTTGTGGTTTCCGGCGGGCTGATTGTGTTGTTTGTCCTCTACGCCTTGATCTTCAACAGTCATGCCGCTGAATTCTTTCCCCAACTGCGTAAAGCAGTCACGACAAACTTCGATTGGTTCTTTATCGGCGGGGCCAACATATTTGTCATTTTTTGCCTGTTTTTGATTGTTTCGCCCTGGGCCAAGATTCGTCTGGGCGGGCAACACGCCAGGCCTGAGTTTAGTTATCCCGGCTGGTTTGCCATGTTATTCGCGGCAGGCATGGGTATCGGCTTGATGTTTTACGGCGTATCCGAGCCGATCAGCCACTACAGCAGCTCCTACGCGGGGGTGACTGTCGGTGAGGATGGCGTGCGCACCGACTGGGCGCCACTCGGTGCTGCTGAAGGCGACGAGAGAGGAGCGCGCCAACTCGGCATGGCCTCGACCATTTTTCACTGGGGCCTGCACCCCTGGGCAATTTATGCCGTGCTTGCACTCGCACTGGCCCTTTTCTCGTACAATAAAGGTCTTCCGCTCACCATACGCTCGGCTTTTTATCCGCTCTTTGGAGAAAAGGTCTGGGGTTGGGTTGGTGATATTATCGATACGATCGCCGTTTTCGCTACACTCTTTGGCCTGGCCACTTCCCTTGGACTGGGAGCCAAGCAGGCCAATTCGGGTTTGGGTGAAGTTTTTTCCATGCCCTACGGTCCCACCTGGCAGGCTATCCTGATTGTCGGAATTACCCTGGTCGCCCTGATTTCCGTTTTACGCGGCCTGGAAGGCGGCGTAAAGCGACTCTCGGAAATCAACATGCTTTTGGCCTTCGGTCTTCTCGCGTTCATCCTCGTGCTCGGACCGACAGGCTTCATCTTCTCCAATTTCTTTGAATCGCTCGGGGCTTACGTACAACACCTTCCGGCTCTCTCCAACCCCATCGGGAGGGAAGATGTCAATTTCTCCCAGGGCTGGACCTCGTTTTACTGGGCCTGGTGGATCTCATGGTCACCTTTTGTCGGCATGTTCATCGCCCGCGTGTCCAAGGGTCGAACCGTGCGCGAATTCATCATCTGCGTTCTGCTCATTCCTTCCCTGGTCTGCGTCTTCTGGATGTCCACATTTGGCGGTGCCGCCATCTCTCAGTTCATGGCCGGCAATGAAGCCGTCGCCAATGCCGAGCTTCCCATCAAGCTGTTCACCATGCTGGAAAGTTTCCCCCTGACCGCCATCACATCCTTTCTCGGAATTGTGCTGGTGATCGTATTCTTTGTCACCTCTTCAGACAGCGGATCCCTCGTCATCGATACCATCACTGCCGGCGGGAAGGTCGACGCACCTGCCGGCCAGCGCATCTTCTGGTGTACCTTTGAAGGTCTTGTTGCCATCGTTCTTCTCATGGGTGGCGGCCTGGTCGCATTGCAAGCCATGGTGGTATCCACCGGCCTACCCTTTGCCGTGATTTTATTGCTTCTATGCGTCACCATAACCATGGGCCTGCGGTCCGAAAAAGCCGCGTTACGGGAGGCTAAGGACTGA
- a CDS encoding PGPGW domain-containing protein, with amino-acid sequence MDWLKANEEIFTALGLLSVFLFLLSLIIFPLIIIYLPHDYFVRTEPGITTLNPLRMVLRILKNALGCFLIIAGFLMLFLPGQGLLCLFLGISLVNFPGKRNLEMRLLGYRRIQDSVAWVRQKANRKPIILPEKVS; translated from the coding sequence ATGGATTGGTTAAAAGCAAACGAAGAGATCTTCACAGCACTGGGCCTACTCAGCGTTTTTCTCTTTTTGCTTTCACTGATTATTTTTCCGCTGATCATCATTTATTTACCGCACGATTACTTTGTTCGTACGGAACCGGGAATTACCACACTCAATCCTCTGCGCATGGTCCTGCGTATTCTAAAAAACGCTTTGGGCTGCTTTCTCATCATTGCCGGATTTCTTATGCTATTTTTACCCGGGCAGGGCCTGCTTTGCCTGTTTCTAGGGATCAGCCTGGTCAACTTCCCGGGCAAGCGAAACCTGGAAATGCGCCTCCTGGGCTACAGGCGCATTCAGGATAGTGTTGCCTGGGTTAGACAGAAAGCGAACCGGAAACCGATCATACTGCCTGAAAAAGTATCCTGA